One window of the Ideonella sp. WA131b genome contains the following:
- a CDS encoding DUF3375 domain-containing protein has product MSLDHATLSTLRDRHPAWRLLASPHAALVASFLHRVFVTPNVRVMSEADLAEALEDELFALREQLGPEAYPKGALDYLNDWAAPDKGWLRKFYKPGTDEAQFDLTPATERAIAWFLTLTERPFVGTESRLLTLFALLEQISAGTEADPIKRVADLRQKRDELDAEIARVLAGDVPLLDDTAVKDRFQQFQQLARELLADFREVEHNFRLLDRKVREKIALWEGAKGALLDEIMGERDAIGDSDQGRSFRAFWDFLMSTRRQEELSERLDQVLALPAVAALKPEPRTRRVHHDWLEAGEHTQRTVAQLSQQLRRFLDDRAFLENRRILDLLHGIESKALALRGATPAGTVMHIDAMAAEIELPLERPLFTPSVKPRLADMALVAGEDDIDTARLFGQIVVDKARLRSAVQRALRRQPQITLRELLDAEPLHQGLAELVAYLELAHAGDGSGALDALGGLRSLVDETVIEPIRWLSRNAEGEAVTREARLPRVIFTR; this is encoded by the coding sequence ATGTCTCTTGACCACGCCACCCTCTCCACCCTGCGCGACCGCCACCCAGCCTGGCGGCTGCTGGCCTCGCCGCATGCGGCGCTGGTGGCGAGCTTCCTGCACCGGGTGTTCGTGACGCCGAACGTGCGCGTGATGAGCGAGGCCGATCTCGCCGAGGCGCTGGAGGACGAGTTGTTCGCCCTGCGCGAGCAGTTGGGCCCGGAGGCTTACCCCAAGGGCGCGCTGGACTACCTGAACGACTGGGCCGCGCCCGACAAAGGCTGGCTGCGCAAGTTCTACAAGCCGGGCACTGACGAGGCGCAGTTCGACCTGACGCCGGCCACCGAGAGGGCCATCGCCTGGTTTCTGACGCTGACCGAGCGCCCATTCGTCGGCACCGAGTCGCGCCTGCTGACGCTGTTCGCGCTGTTGGAGCAGATCAGCGCCGGGACCGAGGCCGACCCGATCAAGCGCGTGGCCGACCTTCGCCAGAAGCGCGACGAACTGGACGCCGAGATCGCCCGCGTGCTGGCCGGTGACGTGCCGCTGCTGGACGACACAGCAGTCAAGGACCGCTTCCAACAGTTCCAGCAACTGGCGCGCGAGCTGCTGGCCGACTTCCGCGAGGTGGAACACAACTTCCGCCTGCTCGACCGCAAGGTGCGCGAGAAGATCGCGTTGTGGGAAGGCGCCAAGGGTGCGCTGCTCGACGAGATCATGGGCGAGCGCGATGCCATCGGCGACTCCGACCAGGGGCGCAGCTTCCGCGCCTTCTGGGACTTCCTCATGTCCACCCGGCGGCAGGAGGAGCTCTCCGAGCGGCTGGACCAGGTGCTGGCGCTACCTGCCGTCGCGGCGCTGAAGCCCGAACCTCGCACCCGCCGCGTGCATCACGACTGGCTGGAGGCAGGCGAACACACCCAGCGCACGGTGGCCCAGCTGTCCCAGCAGCTACGCCGCTTCCTGGACGACCGTGCCTTTCTGGAGAATCGCCGCATCCTGGACCTCTTGCATGGCATCGAAAGCAAGGCGCTGGCTCTGCGGGGGGCGACTCCCGCCGGCACGGTGATGCACATCGACGCGATGGCCGCGGAGATCGAGCTGCCGCTGGAGAGACCGTTGTTCACGCCGAGCGTGAAGCCGCGCCTGGCTGATATGGCGCTCGTCGCTGGCGAAGACGACATTGACACCGCGCGCCTGTTCGGCCAGATCGTGGTGGACAAGGCGCGCCTGAGGTCGGCTGTTCAACGCGCACTTCGCCGCCAGCCGCAGATCACGCTTCGCGAGCTGCTGGATGCCGAGCCCCTACACCAGGGACTGGCCGAACTGGTGGCCTATCTGGAGTTGGCCCACGCCGGGGACGGCAGCGGAGCGCTGGACGCCTTGGGCGGCCTGCGCTCCCTGGTCGACGAAACGGTGATCGAGCCGATCCGTTGGCTGTCCCGCAACGCAGAGGGCGAAGCCGTGACGCGCGAGGCGCGCTTGCCCCGCGTGATCTTCACGCGCTGA
- a CDS encoding DUF4194 domain-containing protein, giving the protein MNDALHEEASAETPPGTLPEVPELSQLLVSLLKGVLYRDDDERLWASLLRLQARVREQSAMLLLDLVLDEAEGHAFLKSRPDPEEASGTSRLPRLVARRPLSYPVSLMLALVRKRMAEFDAGGGDTRLVLSRDDITELVRVFLPDGTNEARLIDQVDATITKVVDLGFLRRLKPAAGSAQDRGTYEVRRILKAFVDAQWLAEFDARMEVYRMALSGGAGKEAQDV; this is encoded by the coding sequence ATGAACGACGCGCTGCACGAGGAAGCTTCGGCGGAGACCCCGCCCGGCACACTGCCCGAAGTGCCCGAGTTGTCGCAGCTGTTGGTGAGCCTGCTCAAGGGCGTGCTTTACCGCGACGACGACGAGCGGCTGTGGGCCAGCCTGCTTCGCCTGCAGGCGCGGGTGAGGGAACAGTCCGCCATGCTGCTGCTCGATCTGGTGCTGGACGAGGCCGAGGGCCACGCCTTTCTGAAGAGCCGTCCCGACCCGGAAGAGGCTTCGGGGACGTCACGCCTGCCGCGGCTCGTCGCACGCCGGCCGCTGTCCTACCCGGTCAGTCTGATGCTGGCGCTGGTGCGCAAGCGCATGGCTGAGTTCGACGCCGGCGGTGGCGATACCCGGCTGGTGCTCTCGCGCGACGACATCACCGAACTGGTGCGGGTGTTCCTGCCCGATGGCACGAACGAGGCGCGGCTGATCGACCAGGTGGACGCGACGATCACCAAGGTGGTCGATCTGGGGTTTCTGCGCCGGCTCAAGCCCGCCGCCGGCAGTGCACAAGACCGAGGGACCTACGAGGTGCGGCGCATCCTGAAGGCCTTTGTCGATGCGCAGTGGCTGGCGGAGTTCGATGCGCGGATGGAGGTGTATCGCATGGCGTTGTCTGGTGGCGCTGGCAAGGAGGCCCAAGATGTTTGA
- a CDS encoding ATP-dependent exonuclease SbcCD, C subunit-like protein gives MDATTLGLDFVSDDSRVGFRLQRLEVLNWGTFDKRVWRYELDGRNGLLTGDIGSGKSTLVDAITTLLVPAHRVAYNKAAGADSRERSLRSYVLGHYKSERHEVTGSARPVALRDASSYSVILGVFRNEGYDQAVTLAQVFWLKDPLGQPARLFVAAERALTVAEDFSGFGSDIVALRKKLRGSGCELFDSFPPYGAWFRRRFGIEHEQALELFHQTVSMKSVGNLTDFVRSHMLEPFDVGSRIEALIRHFDDLDRAHQAVLKAKRQVDLLTPLVDDGARHQALVAETQGWRDARDQLRPYFARLKGDLLDRRIGFLADDAARLDAQIERLDAEREAERIEVGRLERALRDNGGDRLEELAAEIRRLEGEKVQRQKRSDRFQELLARVDEAAPGDEAGFLAQQQSITQRAEGLRERIANLDNREREEDFTFRKGREEHAALSDEIDSLQRRKSNIDAAQIRIRDALCSALAIGEDELPFAGELIQVRDDEQDWEGAAERLLRGFGLALLVPDAHYKAVADWVDRQHLGARLVYFHVRQRKATQGAALHPQSLVRKLVIKPDSPHYEWLERELCQRFDVACCDNGEQFRREARAITRSGQIKDPSGRHEKDDRSRIDDRSRYVLGWSNAAKLRALRDQRERLAAKLALLGQRLGEIQQARNELRSRLDALSKLEEFTRFADIDWMSLARQIAGLTEERARLEAASDTLQHLGRQLKAAQVRLGEQEVRRSDALGKRGEVKSKLETAQAMRDQAGSVWNDLPLTDAQIERLDGWRSQALGEHQLSIESCDNREQDVRKWLQERIDAEDKRLARLTERIVNAMRGFKEEFKAETVEMDVSLAAMPEYERMLTGLKGDDLPRFEARFKELLNVNTINEIANFNAQLARERETIRERVDFINQSLQAIDYNPGRYIKLVALPSPDAEIRDFQQDLRACTEGALTGSADEQYSEAKFLQVKAIIDRFRGREGLSDADRRWTAKVTDVRNWFLFSASERWRADGAEHEHYSDSGGKSGGQKEKLAYTVLAASLACQFGLEWGAVRSRSFRFVVIDEAFGRGSDESAQYGLRLFQQLNLQLLIVTPLQKIHIIEPFVASVGFVHNEGGRDSRLRCLSIEEYRAQKAEGWAEARAAGDGAAP, from the coding sequence ATGGACGCCACGACATTGGGCCTCGACTTCGTGTCCGACGACAGCCGCGTAGGCTTTCGTCTGCAGCGGCTGGAAGTGCTCAACTGGGGCACCTTCGACAAACGTGTCTGGCGCTACGAGCTCGATGGGCGCAATGGCCTGCTCACGGGCGACATCGGTTCGGGCAAGTCCACGCTGGTCGATGCGATCACGACCTTGCTCGTTCCTGCGCATCGCGTGGCCTACAACAAGGCCGCCGGGGCGGACTCGCGCGAGCGGTCCTTGCGCTCCTACGTGCTGGGCCACTACAAGAGCGAGCGTCACGAGGTCACGGGCAGTGCCAGACCCGTGGCGCTGCGCGATGCGTCGAGCTACTCGGTCATCCTTGGCGTCTTCCGCAACGAGGGCTACGACCAGGCTGTGACGCTGGCCCAGGTCTTCTGGCTGAAGGACCCTCTGGGCCAGCCCGCTCGCCTGTTCGTGGCCGCCGAGCGAGCCCTCACCGTTGCCGAAGACTTCAGCGGCTTCGGCAGTGACATCGTCGCCCTGCGCAAGAAGCTGCGCGGCTCGGGCTGCGAGTTGTTCGACAGCTTTCCGCCCTACGGTGCCTGGTTCCGCCGGCGCTTCGGCATCGAACATGAACAGGCCCTGGAACTGTTCCACCAGACCGTCTCGATGAAGTCGGTGGGCAATCTCACCGACTTCGTGCGCAGCCACATGCTGGAGCCCTTCGATGTGGGCAGCCGCATCGAGGCGCTGATCCGCCACTTCGACGACCTGGACCGGGCGCATCAGGCGGTGCTCAAGGCCAAGCGGCAGGTGGACTTGCTGACGCCCTTGGTCGACGACGGCGCGCGCCACCAGGCGCTGGTGGCCGAGACTCAGGGCTGGCGGGATGCGCGCGATCAGCTTCGACCCTATTTCGCCCGGCTCAAGGGCGACCTGCTGGACCGCCGAATCGGCTTTCTGGCAGACGATGCGGCCCGGCTGGATGCGCAGATCGAACGCCTGGACGCGGAGCGTGAAGCCGAGCGCATTGAAGTCGGACGCCTGGAGCGGGCCCTGCGAGACAACGGCGGCGACCGCCTGGAGGAACTGGCGGCAGAAATTCGCCGTTTGGAGGGGGAGAAGGTACAACGCCAGAAGAGGTCTGACCGCTTCCAAGAGTTGTTGGCCCGCGTCGATGAGGCGGCGCCAGGGGATGAAGCAGGTTTCCTCGCTCAGCAGCAGAGCATCACCCAGCGTGCCGAAGGCTTGCGCGAGCGCATTGCCAACTTGGACAACCGGGAGCGCGAAGAGGACTTCACTTTCCGCAAGGGCCGAGAAGAGCACGCCGCCCTGTCCGACGAGATCGACAGCCTCCAGCGGCGCAAGAGCAACATCGACGCCGCCCAGATCCGCATCCGCGATGCGCTGTGTTCGGCCCTGGCGATCGGCGAGGACGAACTGCCTTTCGCTGGCGAGCTCATCCAGGTGCGTGACGACGAGCAAGATTGGGAAGGCGCCGCCGAGCGGCTGCTGCGTGGCTTTGGCCTCGCGCTGCTGGTTCCGGACGCGCACTACAAGGCCGTGGCGGACTGGGTGGACCGGCAGCATCTGGGCGCCCGGCTGGTGTACTTCCATGTGCGGCAGAGGAAGGCAACGCAAGGCGCCGCTCTGCATCCGCAGTCGCTGGTGCGCAAGCTCGTCATCAAGCCGGACTCGCCACACTACGAGTGGCTAGAAAGAGAGCTTTGCCAGCGCTTCGACGTCGCCTGCTGCGACAACGGGGAGCAGTTCCGCCGCGAGGCGCGCGCCATCACACGCTCCGGTCAGATCAAGGACCCGAGCGGACGCCACGAGAAGGACGACCGCAGCCGGATCGACGACCGCAGTCGCTATGTGCTCGGTTGGAGCAATGCCGCCAAGCTGCGGGCGTTGCGCGATCAGCGGGAGCGTCTGGCGGCAAAGCTGGCCCTGCTCGGGCAGCGCCTTGGCGAGATCCAGCAGGCTCGAAATGAGCTGCGGAGTCGGCTGGATGCACTCAGCAAGCTGGAAGAGTTCACGCGCTTTGCGGACATCGACTGGATGAGCCTGGCTCGGCAAATTGCTGGACTCACCGAGGAGCGCGCGAGGCTGGAAGCCGCATCCGACACCCTGCAACACTTGGGGCGCCAGCTCAAGGCCGCGCAGGTTCGGCTTGGCGAGCAGGAGGTCAGGCGGTCCGACGCGTTGGGCAAACGGGGCGAAGTCAAGAGCAAACTTGAGACGGCGCAGGCGATGCGGGATCAGGCCGGCAGCGTGTGGAACGACTTACCGCTGACCGACGCACAGATCGAGCGCCTGGATGGCTGGCGCTCGCAGGCGCTGGGCGAGCATCAGCTGTCGATCGAGTCCTGCGACAACCGCGAGCAGGACGTGCGCAAGTGGCTGCAGGAGCGCATCGATGCGGAGGACAAGCGCCTGGCCCGTCTGACCGAGCGCATCGTCAATGCCATGCGCGGCTTCAAGGAGGAGTTCAAGGCCGAGACCGTCGAGATGGACGTGAGCCTGGCCGCGATGCCGGAGTACGAAAGGATGCTCACCGGCTTGAAGGGCGACGACCTGCCGCGATTCGAGGCGCGCTTCAAGGAGCTGCTGAACGTCAACACGATCAACGAGATCGCCAATTTCAACGCCCAGCTCGCCCGCGAGCGCGAGACGATCAGGGAGCGCGTCGACTTCATCAACCAGTCGCTCCAAGCCATCGACTACAACCCCGGCCGCTACATCAAGCTGGTGGCGCTGCCCAGCCCGGATGCGGAAATCCGCGACTTCCAGCAGGACTTGCGGGCGTGCACCGAGGGGGCGCTGACGGGCTCGGCGGACGAACAGTATTCGGAAGCCAAGTTCCTGCAGGTCAAGGCCATCATCGATCGATTCCGGGGCCGCGAAGGACTGTCGGACGCCGACAGGCGCTGGACCGCCAAGGTCACCGACGTTCGCAACTGGTTCCTGTTCTCGGCCAGCGAACGCTGGCGCGCAGACGGTGCCGAGCACGAGCATTACTCGGACTCGGGTGGCAAGTCGGGCGGCCAGAAGGAGAAGCTGGCCTACACCGTGCTGGCTGCGAGCCTGGCCTGCCAGTTCGGGCTGGAGTGGGGCGCCGTGCGTTCGCGGTCGTTCCGTTTCGTGGTCATCGACGAGGCGTTCGGGCGCGGGTCCGACGAGTCGGCACAGTACGGGTTGCGCCTTTTTCAGCAGCTCAACCTCCAGTTGTTGATCGTCACGCCGCTGCAGAAGATCCACATCATCGAGCCCTTCGTGGCCAGCGTCGGCTTCGTGCACAACGAGGGCGGACGCGACTCACGGCTGCGCTGCCTGTCGATCGAGGAGTACCGGGCTCAGAAAGCGGAAGGCTGGGCCGAAGCCAGGGCTGCCGGAGACGGCGCAGCACCATGA
- a CDS encoding ISL3 family transposase: MLLARLLNACHHFPGFVYAAVRLIEATSTIEVDVRPRRGSKPHCSCCGNTAPGYDVLAVRRFEFIPVWGYAVMLLYAMRRVQCRQCGVKVEQVPWAMGKHTLTKAYMLYLAHWARKLSWKETALSFGTTWDQVCHAVEYVVQWGLEHRELGTLRAIGVDEIHIGQSHKFLTLVYHIEANCVRLLWVGRDRTMKSFEGFFTLIGQELAGKVEFVCSDMWRPYLEMIARHCPQALNILDRFHMVAKLNKALDEVRAGEARRMVREGYEPVLKKKRWCLLKRPENLTDKQRLSLRELLGYNLKSVRAYLLKEEFQLFWEYTSPAWAAKFLDAWCKRAMRSRIEPVKRFARTVRAHRELLLNYFKAKKQFSSGIIEGLNNKAKVTMRKAYGYRTFRIAELSLYHVLGRLPEPKLAHRFF; this comes from the coding sequence ATGTTGCTCGCTCGCTTGCTCAATGCCTGCCACCACTTCCCCGGCTTCGTCTACGCCGCCGTGCGGCTGATCGAAGCCACCAGCACCATCGAGGTCGACGTGCGGCCGCGCCGCGGCTCCAAGCCGCATTGCTCATGCTGCGGCAACACCGCACCCGGGTACGACGTACTGGCCGTTCGGCGCTTCGAGTTCATCCCGGTCTGGGGCTATGCGGTGATGCTGCTGTACGCCATGCGGCGTGTGCAATGCCGCCAGTGCGGCGTGAAGGTCGAGCAAGTGCCCTGGGCGATGGGCAAGCACACGCTGACCAAGGCGTACATGTTGTACCTGGCGCACTGGGCACGCAAGCTGTCGTGGAAGGAGACGGCACTGAGCTTCGGCACGACCTGGGATCAGGTCTGTCATGCGGTGGAGTATGTCGTGCAGTGGGGGCTGGAGCATCGCGAACTCGGGACCCTGCGGGCCATTGGCGTGGACGAGATCCACATCGGTCAGAGCCACAAGTTCCTGACGCTGGTCTATCACATCGAGGCCAACTGCGTGCGGCTGCTGTGGGTGGGCCGGGACCGCACGATGAAGAGCTTCGAAGGCTTCTTCACCCTTATCGGCCAGGAACTGGCCGGCAAGGTCGAGTTCGTCTGCTCGGACATGTGGCGGCCCTACCTGGAGATGATCGCCAGGCATTGCCCGCAGGCGCTGAACATCCTGGACCGCTTCCACATGGTGGCCAAGCTGAACAAGGCGCTGGACGAGGTGCGCGCCGGTGAGGCCCGGCGAATGGTTCGCGAGGGCTACGAGCCCGTGCTCAAGAAGAAGCGCTGGTGCCTGCTCAAGCGGCCGGAGAACCTCACGGACAAGCAGCGATTGAGTCTGCGCGAGTTGCTGGGCTACAACCTGAAGAGCGTGCGGGCCTACCTGCTCAAGGAAGAATTCCAGCTGTTCTGGGAATACACGTCACCGGCGTGGGCGGCCAAGTTCCTCGACGCCTGGTGCAAACGGGCGATGCGTTCACGCATCGAGCCGGTAAAGCGGTTCGCCCGAACCGTGCGCGCGCACCGCGAGCTGCTGCTCAACTACTTCAAGGCCAAGAAGCAGTTCTCCAGCGGCATCATCGAGGGGCTGAACAACAAAGCCAAAGTCACTATGAGAAAAGCGTACGGCTACAGGACCTTCCGGATCGCTGAACTCTCCCTGTATCACGTGCTTGGCAGGCTTCCAGAGCCAAAACTGGCCCACAGATTCTTCTGA
- a CDS encoding TfoX/Sxy family DNA transformation protein, whose protein sequence is MSNAQIGLKSPTDSPEEPNLLWALEGALTGLPWQVVAKEHRLSLLLALEAQNGNA, encoded by the coding sequence GTGTCAAACGCTCAAATCGGCCTCAAATCGCCCACTGATAGTCCGGAAGAACCCAATCTCCTGTGGGCCTTGGAAGGTGCGCTAACTGGGCTCCCGTGGCAAGTTGTCGCCAAGGAGCACAGGCTGAGCTTGCTACTCGCTCTCGAAGCTCAGAATGGCAATGCCTAA
- a CDS encoding BrnT family toxin — translation MTITYDPEKRARTLAERHLDFEDAKFVFAAPNFESEDRRKDYGERRIICFGMLRDRMVVVGYTPRGADRHVFSMRKANDREQALIAPLLGI, via the coding sequence GTGACCATCACTTACGATCCTGAGAAGAGAGCTCGAACCCTAGCCGAACGGCACCTCGACTTCGAAGACGCCAAGTTTGTCTTTGCGGCGCCGAACTTCGAGTCCGAAGACAGACGCAAGGACTACGGCGAGAGACGGATCATCTGCTTCGGCATGTTGAGAGATCGAATGGTTGTTGTTGGCTACACACCGCGCGGCGCGGATCGCCACGTGTTCAGCATGAGGAAAGCAAATGACCGCGAGCAAGCGCTCATCGCACCGCTCCTTGGGATCTGA
- a CDS encoding BrnA antitoxin family protein → MTASKRSSHRSLGSDLVKVAAHVIQPEEYEELPELTGEMLARGKVNKGGRPRSENPKKLISIRLPEEVILKWRATGPGWQTRMAEKLARVVPK, encoded by the coding sequence ATGACCGCGAGCAAGCGCTCATCGCACCGCTCCTTGGGATCTGACCTCGTCAAGGTTGCAGCACACGTCATCCAGCCGGAGGAGTACGAAGAACTCCCGGAGCTGACTGGAGAAATGCTTGCCCGGGGCAAGGTGAACAAGGGCGGCCGTCCGCGCTCGGAGAACCCCAAGAAGCTGATCTCCATTCGTCTGCCGGAAGAGGTCATCCTGAAGTGGCGAGCTACCGGCCCAGGTTGGCAAACCCGCATGGCCGAGAAGCTTGCGCGCGTCGTACCCAAGTGA
- a CDS encoding GNAT family N-acetyltransferase, with protein MPELLALIRAKAEFDGSLESLVATTESLRHALFAEQPNAYALVADVDGKLVGMATYYAIFSSFIARPGLWMDDLFVYERYRGKNIGEELVRELCRVAKSSGCARLDWLVSSANERGKKFYSRIGATIFEKGRLVRLNEERINALAAVEA; from the coding sequence ATGCCTGAGCTTCTCGCGCTGATTCGCGCCAAAGCGGAGTTCGACGGAAGCTTGGAGTCACTTGTAGCCACTACCGAATCGCTGCGACACGCGCTGTTTGCTGAACAGCCGAACGCCTACGCTCTCGTCGCCGACGTTGACGGAAAGCTGGTGGGCATGGCGACCTACTACGCCATCTTCTCGAGTTTCATAGCCAGACCCGGTCTTTGGATGGATGATCTGTTCGTCTACGAGAGATACCGCGGGAAGAACATTGGAGAAGAGCTTGTCCGCGAACTCTGCCGAGTCGCCAAGTCCTCAGGCTGCGCTCGCTTGGACTGGCTTGTGTCTTCCGCGAACGAGCGAGGCAAGAAGTTCTACTCACGAATCGGAGCCACCATCTTCGAGAAGGGGCGCCTTGTTCGCCTGAACGAAGAACGCATAAATGCGCTCGCTGCGGTTGAGGCCTAA
- a CDS encoding HD domain-containing protein gives MKLPLPAIVAFLTDIERLKLVKRRAYVSDLSRQENSAEHSWHLAMGLMIIAQELSLELDLHKALVMALIHDVCEIDADDTPAFGPLRPEQQAVELECIERLAATGGTFGQQMRTLWLEYEEQITIESRWVKVLDRLMPFIVNLAANGRNWKEQSISRSQLLRVNAPVKAHAPEIFRWMEQRIEQCVRDGWLHDA, from the coding sequence ATGAAGCTTCCTCTGCCCGCAATTGTCGCGTTCTTGACCGATATCGAGCGCCTGAAGTTGGTCAAGCGGCGCGCCTACGTCAGCGACCTCTCACGACAAGAGAACTCAGCCGAGCATAGCTGGCACCTAGCTATGGGGCTAATGATAATTGCGCAGGAACTCAGCCTCGAACTTGATCTACACAAAGCGCTCGTCATGGCCCTGATCCATGATGTTTGCGAGATCGACGCGGACGACACGCCAGCGTTTGGACCCTTGCGCCCGGAACAGCAAGCAGTTGAACTCGAGTGCATTGAACGCTTGGCTGCAACCGGAGGCACATTCGGGCAACAGATGAGAACGCTGTGGCTCGAATATGAAGAACAAATCACAATCGAAAGTCGATGGGTAAAGGTGCTTGATCGCCTTATGCCATTCATAGTCAATCTCGCCGCAAATGGGAGAAACTGGAAGGAACAGTCGATAAGTCGCTCTCAGCTCCTTAGAGTAAACGCACCAGTTAAGGCGCACGCTCCGGAGATATTCCGGTGGATGGAGCAACGCATTGAGCAGTGCGTTCGTGACGGGTGGCTGCATGACGCCTAA